The Diospyros lotus cultivar Yz01 chromosome 15, ASM1463336v1, whole genome shotgun sequence genome has a window encoding:
- the LOC127791806 gene encoding probable leucine-rich repeat receptor-like serine/threonine-protein kinase At3g14840 isoform X1 has product MKSILIRVLALLISALISIGSPPALVSAATLAPDEVDALKQIKTCLQKEDWDFSVDPCSGEKGWVTRNPVPGSETENAVTCDCSFNDNTVCHVTSIVLRSQSLAGMLPPDLVGLPYLKEIDLSRNHLEGFIPEPWGRMKLVNISVIVNKLTGSIPKELGNISTLANLALESNQLSGAIPPEIGNLSHLEKLHLSSNNFTGELPRELAKLTNLKDFRISDNNFTGKIPDFIQNWTNLQKIVMHASGLEGPIPPGIALLTQVSDLRISDLHGPQSSFPQLNNMSSLKYLILRSCNLNGSLPKYLGTMENLKTLDLSFNKLSGEIPSSFSSLEKIDNIYLTGNLLSGPVPDWMLKGANVDLSLNNFSSGSQACQQNNTNLFGSSLNDSTGISLCLMSTQCKQTWSSFHINCGGNKVNVDSGTNYEADTTDLDGSSRFSGRGSNWAFSSTGYFMDDDRNSKSFIQRNTTRLSVNDSELYMDARLSPLSLVYYGFCLRNETYKVRLHFAEIMFTDGKNYSSLGRRVFDVYIQGKLVEKDFNIVDRAGGAGKSIAMPYKATVTSGTLEIRFYWAGRGTTAVPVGGVYGPLISAISVDPDSIPPSGGNIMSTGAVVGVVAAAAFAIILLLVILWWRGCLGCKDTMDEDLKGLDLQTGSFTLRQIKAATNNFDAANKIGEGGFGSVYKGVLRDGTIIAVKQLSSKSKQGNREFVNEIGMISALQHPHLVKLYGCCIAGSQLFLVYEYMENNSLARALFGPKELQLKLDWPTRYKICIGIARALAFLHEESRLKIVHRDIKTTNVLLDKNLKSKISDFGLAKLDDEDHTHISTRIAGTYGYMAPEYALHGYLTDKADVYSFGIVALELVSGRSNASFKPKEPCFNLLDRAIELKGEGKLMELMDPKLGSDFNKDEAMVMINVALLCTNIAPSARPAMSLALSMLEGRTIVIKEPVSDRTDSIYGQMKVKGEMDDRKLSNEGKMTDGQVNSISLDGSFIASSMSVGDLYPANLDSDYWEKRD; this is encoded by the exons ATGAAATCAATCTTAATAAGGGTTCTAGCTTTGCTCATTTCTGCACTAATATCAATTGGCTCGCCGCCAGCTCTTGTGTCTGCAGCAACCCTCGCACCCGATGAAG TGGACGCTTTGAAGCAAATTAAGACGTGTTTGCAGAAGGAGGATTGGGATTTCAGTGTGGATCCATGCAGTGGAGAGAAGGGCTGGGTCACCCGAAATCCAGTTCCAGGGTCTGAGACTGAGAATGCAGTCACCTGTGATTGCTCCTTCAACGACAACACCGTTTGCCATGTCACTAGCAT AGTTCTCAGATCCCAGAGTCTCGCTGGGATGCTTCCACCAGATTTGGTCGGACTGCCTTACCTCAAAGAAAT TGATCTCAGCCGCAACCACCTTGAAGGTTTCATCCCTGAACCATGGGGCAGAATGAAACTAGTAAACAT CTCCGTCATTGTAAACAAGCTAACCGGTTCAATTCCAAAGGAACTTGGAAACATCAGCACACTTGCAAATCT AGCTTTGGAGTCCAATCAGCTGTCAGGAGCCATTCCTCCCGAGATTGGGAATCTTTCTCACTTAGAGAAACT GCATTTGAGTTCAAACAATTTCACTGGGGAGCTGCCTCGAGAACTCGCAAAGCTGACCAACTTGAAGGACTT TCGGATTAGTGACAACAATTTCACCGGAAAGATACCTGATTTCATCCAGAACTGGACAAATCTTCAAAAGAT AGTGATGCATGCTAGTGGTTTGGAAGGTCCAATTCCTCCTGGGATTGCTCTTTTGACCCAAGTGTCTGACTT gAGAATCAGTGACTTACATGGACCCCAATCATCTTTTCCACAACTTAATAATATGTCAAGCTTGAAGTATCT GATATTGCGGAGTTGCAATCTTAATGGATCCTTACCTAAATATCTTGGGACGATGGAAAATTTGAAGACTTT GGACCTCAGTTTCAACAAGTTAAGTGGAGAAATTCCAAGCAGCTTCAGTAGCCTGGAAAAAATAGATAACAT CTACTTAACTGGAAACTTACTAAGTGGACCTGTGCCTGATTGGATGCTGAAGGGAGCGAATGT TGATCTTTCACTTAACAACTTTAGCTCAGGCTCCCAAGCTTGTCAACAAAATAACAC GAACTTGTTTGGAAGCTCTTTGAATGATAGCAC TGGAATTTCATTGTGCTTGATGAGCACTCAGTGCAAACAAA CTTGGTCTTCCTTCCACATAAACTGTGGTGGCAATAAAGTAAATGTTGACAGTGGCACCAACTATGAAGCTGATACTACAGACCTAGATGGGAGTTCAAGGTTCTCCGGACGTGGAAGTAACTGGGCATTTAGTAGTACAGGTTACTTCATGGATGACGATCGCAATTCAAAATCCTTTATTCAGAGAAATACTACAAGGCTCTCTGTGAATGATTCCGAGTTGTACATGGATGCACGACTTTCTCCCCTGTCTCTGGTCTATTACGGGTTCTGTCTGCGGAATGAAACCTACAAAGTGAGACTTCACTTTGCAGAAATCATGTTTACTGATGGCAAGAACTATAGCAGCCTTGGAAGGCGTGTATTTGATGTTTACATTCAG GGAAAGTTGGTGGAAAAGGATTTCAACATTGTGGATAGAGCGGGTGGGGCTGGTAAGAGTATCGCAATGCCATACAAGGCAACTGTGACCAGTGGCACACTGGAAATCCGCTTTTATTGGGCTGGAAGAGGGACAACTGCTGTCCCTGTTGGAGGAGTATATGGTCCTCTCATTTCAGCTATATCAGTGGATCCTG ATTCTATCCCACCATCAGGTGGAAATATTATGTCCACTGGTGCAGTGGTTGGGGTTGTGGCAGCTGCAGCTTTTGCTATTATCTTGCTTCTAGTTATCCTTTGGTGGAGAGGCTGCCTAGGATGCAAAGATACAATGGATGAAG ATCTAAAGGGTTTAGACCTGCAAACTGGTTCATTCACTTTGAGGCAAATTAAAGCTGCCACAAATAACTTTGATGCTGCTAATAAGATTGGTGAAGGTGGTTTTGGTTCTGTCTACAAG GGAGTTCTAAGAGATGGCACCATAATTGCTGTAAAGCAACTATCTTCCAAATCAAAGCAAGGGAACCGCGAGTTTGTTAACGAAATAGGGATGATCTCTGCTTTACAACACCCTCATCTTGTAAAATTGTATGGGTGTTGCATTGCAGGGAGTCAATTGTTTCTAGTGTACGAGTACATGGAAAATAATAGTCTTGCTCGTGCTTTGTTTG gCCCAAAAGAACTACAGTTGAAATTGGATTGGCCAACAAGGTACAAGATATGCATTGGTATAGCCCGAGCTTTGgcttttctccatgaagaatctAGACTTAAGATCGTTCATAGAGACATCAAGACCACTAACGTGCTGCTTGACAAGAATCTTAAGTCTAAGATATCAGATTTTGGTTTGGCAAAACTTGATGATGAGGATCATACCCATATAAGCACTCGAATTGCAGGAACTTA TGGATACATGGCACCAGAATATGCACTCCATGGTTACTTGACTGACAAAGCAGATGTATATAGCTTTGGAATTGTTGCACTGGAATTAGTCAGTGGGAGAAGTAACGCTAGTTTCAAGCCAAAGGAACCCTGCTTTAATCTTCTTGATAGG GCAATTGAACTAAAGGGAGAGGGGAAACTGATGGAGCTAATGGATCCCAAGTTGGGATCAGACTTCAACAAAGACGAGGCGATGGTGATGATTAATGTAGCTCTTCTGTGCACTAATATCGCTCCATCAGCTAGGCCTGCTATGTCTTTAGCTCTAAGCATGCTTGAAGGCAGAACAATAGTTATTAAGGAACCAGTCTCAGATAGAACCGACTCAATTTATGGCCAAATGAAGGTGAAGGGAGAAATGGACGACAGGAAACTCAGCAATGAAGGAAAGATGACAGATGGCCAAGTCAATAGCATATCACTTGACGGGTCATTTATTGCTTCTTCCATGTCTGTTGGCGATCTCTACCCGGCCAATTTGGATTCTGACTACTGGGAGAAGAGAGACTAG
- the LOC127791806 gene encoding probable leucine-rich repeat receptor-like serine/threonine-protein kinase At3g14840 isoform X2: MLPPDLVGLPYLKEIDLSRNHLEGFIPEPWGRMKLVNISVIVNKLTGSIPKELGNISTLANLALESNQLSGAIPPEIGNLSHLEKLHLSSNNFTGELPRELAKLTNLKDFRISDNNFTGKIPDFIQNWTNLQKIVMHASGLEGPIPPGIALLTQVSDLRISDLHGPQSSFPQLNNMSSLKYLILRSCNLNGSLPKYLGTMENLKTLDLSFNKLSGEIPSSFSSLEKIDNIYLTGNLLSGPVPDWMLKGANVDLSLNNFSSGSQACQQNNTNLFGSSLNDSTGISLCLMSTQCKQTWSSFHINCGGNKVNVDSGTNYEADTTDLDGSSRFSGRGSNWAFSSTGYFMDDDRNSKSFIQRNTTRLSVNDSELYMDARLSPLSLVYYGFCLRNETYKVRLHFAEIMFTDGKNYSSLGRRVFDVYIQGKLVEKDFNIVDRAGGAGKSIAMPYKATVTSGTLEIRFYWAGRGTTAVPVGGVYGPLISAISVDPDSIPPSGGNIMSTGAVVGVVAAAAFAIILLLVILWWRGCLGCKDTMDEDLKGLDLQTGSFTLRQIKAATNNFDAANKIGEGGFGSVYKGVLRDGTIIAVKQLSSKSKQGNREFVNEIGMISALQHPHLVKLYGCCIAGSQLFLVYEYMENNSLARALFGPKELQLKLDWPTRYKICIGIARALAFLHEESRLKIVHRDIKTTNVLLDKNLKSKISDFGLAKLDDEDHTHISTRIAGTYGYMAPEYALHGYLTDKADVYSFGIVALELVSGRSNASFKPKEPCFNLLDRAIELKGEGKLMELMDPKLGSDFNKDEAMVMINVALLCTNIAPSARPAMSLALSMLEGRTIVIKEPVSDRTDSIYGQMKVKGEMDDRKLSNEGKMTDGQVNSISLDGSFIASSMSVGDLYPANLDSDYWEKRD, from the exons ATGCTTCCACCAGATTTGGTCGGACTGCCTTACCTCAAAGAAAT TGATCTCAGCCGCAACCACCTTGAAGGTTTCATCCCTGAACCATGGGGCAGAATGAAACTAGTAAACAT CTCCGTCATTGTAAACAAGCTAACCGGTTCAATTCCAAAGGAACTTGGAAACATCAGCACACTTGCAAATCT AGCTTTGGAGTCCAATCAGCTGTCAGGAGCCATTCCTCCCGAGATTGGGAATCTTTCTCACTTAGAGAAACT GCATTTGAGTTCAAACAATTTCACTGGGGAGCTGCCTCGAGAACTCGCAAAGCTGACCAACTTGAAGGACTT TCGGATTAGTGACAACAATTTCACCGGAAAGATACCTGATTTCATCCAGAACTGGACAAATCTTCAAAAGAT AGTGATGCATGCTAGTGGTTTGGAAGGTCCAATTCCTCCTGGGATTGCTCTTTTGACCCAAGTGTCTGACTT gAGAATCAGTGACTTACATGGACCCCAATCATCTTTTCCACAACTTAATAATATGTCAAGCTTGAAGTATCT GATATTGCGGAGTTGCAATCTTAATGGATCCTTACCTAAATATCTTGGGACGATGGAAAATTTGAAGACTTT GGACCTCAGTTTCAACAAGTTAAGTGGAGAAATTCCAAGCAGCTTCAGTAGCCTGGAAAAAATAGATAACAT CTACTTAACTGGAAACTTACTAAGTGGACCTGTGCCTGATTGGATGCTGAAGGGAGCGAATGT TGATCTTTCACTTAACAACTTTAGCTCAGGCTCCCAAGCTTGTCAACAAAATAACAC GAACTTGTTTGGAAGCTCTTTGAATGATAGCAC TGGAATTTCATTGTGCTTGATGAGCACTCAGTGCAAACAAA CTTGGTCTTCCTTCCACATAAACTGTGGTGGCAATAAAGTAAATGTTGACAGTGGCACCAACTATGAAGCTGATACTACAGACCTAGATGGGAGTTCAAGGTTCTCCGGACGTGGAAGTAACTGGGCATTTAGTAGTACAGGTTACTTCATGGATGACGATCGCAATTCAAAATCCTTTATTCAGAGAAATACTACAAGGCTCTCTGTGAATGATTCCGAGTTGTACATGGATGCACGACTTTCTCCCCTGTCTCTGGTCTATTACGGGTTCTGTCTGCGGAATGAAACCTACAAAGTGAGACTTCACTTTGCAGAAATCATGTTTACTGATGGCAAGAACTATAGCAGCCTTGGAAGGCGTGTATTTGATGTTTACATTCAG GGAAAGTTGGTGGAAAAGGATTTCAACATTGTGGATAGAGCGGGTGGGGCTGGTAAGAGTATCGCAATGCCATACAAGGCAACTGTGACCAGTGGCACACTGGAAATCCGCTTTTATTGGGCTGGAAGAGGGACAACTGCTGTCCCTGTTGGAGGAGTATATGGTCCTCTCATTTCAGCTATATCAGTGGATCCTG ATTCTATCCCACCATCAGGTGGAAATATTATGTCCACTGGTGCAGTGGTTGGGGTTGTGGCAGCTGCAGCTTTTGCTATTATCTTGCTTCTAGTTATCCTTTGGTGGAGAGGCTGCCTAGGATGCAAAGATACAATGGATGAAG ATCTAAAGGGTTTAGACCTGCAAACTGGTTCATTCACTTTGAGGCAAATTAAAGCTGCCACAAATAACTTTGATGCTGCTAATAAGATTGGTGAAGGTGGTTTTGGTTCTGTCTACAAG GGAGTTCTAAGAGATGGCACCATAATTGCTGTAAAGCAACTATCTTCCAAATCAAAGCAAGGGAACCGCGAGTTTGTTAACGAAATAGGGATGATCTCTGCTTTACAACACCCTCATCTTGTAAAATTGTATGGGTGTTGCATTGCAGGGAGTCAATTGTTTCTAGTGTACGAGTACATGGAAAATAATAGTCTTGCTCGTGCTTTGTTTG gCCCAAAAGAACTACAGTTGAAATTGGATTGGCCAACAAGGTACAAGATATGCATTGGTATAGCCCGAGCTTTGgcttttctccatgaagaatctAGACTTAAGATCGTTCATAGAGACATCAAGACCACTAACGTGCTGCTTGACAAGAATCTTAAGTCTAAGATATCAGATTTTGGTTTGGCAAAACTTGATGATGAGGATCATACCCATATAAGCACTCGAATTGCAGGAACTTA TGGATACATGGCACCAGAATATGCACTCCATGGTTACTTGACTGACAAAGCAGATGTATATAGCTTTGGAATTGTTGCACTGGAATTAGTCAGTGGGAGAAGTAACGCTAGTTTCAAGCCAAAGGAACCCTGCTTTAATCTTCTTGATAGG GCAATTGAACTAAAGGGAGAGGGGAAACTGATGGAGCTAATGGATCCCAAGTTGGGATCAGACTTCAACAAAGACGAGGCGATGGTGATGATTAATGTAGCTCTTCTGTGCACTAATATCGCTCCATCAGCTAGGCCTGCTATGTCTTTAGCTCTAAGCATGCTTGAAGGCAGAACAATAGTTATTAAGGAACCAGTCTCAGATAGAACCGACTCAATTTATGGCCAAATGAAGGTGAAGGGAGAAATGGACGACAGGAAACTCAGCAATGAAGGAAAGATGACAGATGGCCAAGTCAATAGCATATCACTTGACGGGTCATTTATTGCTTCTTCCATGTCTGTTGGCGATCTCTACCCGGCCAATTTGGATTCTGACTACTGGGAGAAGAGAGACTAG